CGATCGCAACGCCAGCCAGCGCGAGATCCACAGACTGACGGGGTCGATCGCAAGACGATCCGGCGTTACCGGGCGCTGCGGGCTGGTGCGGAGGCAAATTCCCCCGGGGAAGTGACCACCGGCCCGGTGAGCGTGGACGGCCAAATTCCTCCAGCCCGACCACCGGCTTTGGGGCATCGGAAGCGACGGTCACCAGCAGCCTGGCCCGTTCGGCTTGCGAAGCGCATCGGACGTGGATCGAAGAACGGGTCCGCCTGAAGCGGAATGCGCAGGCGATTTACCAGGACCTGGTCGATCAATTTGGCTTTCCGTCCAGCTACCAGAGCGTCAAGCGGTTTGTGCGCCGGTTGCGGCACAGCGACCCCGAGCAGTTTGATCGCCTTGAGTTCCTCCCCGGCGAGGAGGCCCAGGTCGACTGTTGCCAAGGTTGAGCCATGGCTCGATCCCGTCTTCCGCGGGCTTGAACACCGGGATGTGGTAGTTCGAGCGCATTGATGTGACGCGCTCGCGGGTCCAGCGATTGCCGTTGCCGGTCTTGAGGCCGTTGCGATTGAGGAGGCCGGCGATCAGATCGTCGTTGCAGGCCCCTTCCAGCACCTCCGCGACTTCGGTGCCGCAGAAGGTGAACCGCGGCACGCGCAGGTGAGTAGCTGAAGAAGGTGTCAATGACCGTGAGCACCCGGAGCTTGAGCCCGGTCGCCAACTGATCGTGGACAAAGTCCATCGCCTAGGTCTCGTTCGATCGCGTCGCCGGCTTGCGATCATCGCGCAACTTGGCCCCGTGGTCGGTCAAACTCCCCCGGGTATGGTGAAACTCCCCCACCTGATGATCGCCGTCAGGCGGGGACGGCGCGCCCTCTTCGTGAAGCTGCGCCCAGACTCGCTGGCTGGATTGCCAAACCACCCGCCGCGACGGTAGCGGCCGCTCTTCGGATCAACCGTCGGTCGAGCACGACATAGCTGGGGACCCCGCCAAAATACCGGAACGCCTACGCCGAGGCGAGCCAGCTCTTGCCGACGCCGGCCGGGCCGCAGATCAGCAGGTTGGCATGGTCCTCAATCCAGCGGCCCTCGACAAGCTTGACGAACAGCGGGCGATCGAGGCCGCGCGGGGTGCGGTAGTCGACGTCCTCGACGCACGCCTGCTGGCGCAGCTTCACGTAGCGCAGGCGGGTGGCGAGCCGCTTGTCGTGGCGCAGCGAGGCTTCATGTTCGAGCAGCAGCGCGAGCCATTCGGCGTGACCGAGGCTTGCGGCCTCGCCGGTTGCTTCGATGTCGGCGAAGGCCTTGGCCATCCCGTGGAGGCCGAGGGCGTTGAGGCGGTCGAGGGTCGGATGGATGAGCAAGGGGTGGCCTCCTAATTGTAGTAACGCGGTCCGCGGATGGCCAACTCAACAAGGCGCGACGTGGCGAGCTTGAGATGTGCCCTCCGGTCGGCTTGGTTTACCGGAATGATCGGACCCTCGGCCTCGATCCTGACGCCCAAGTGCAGAATGCCATCCGTCTCCTGTTCGACACCTTCGAGCGGACCGAAAGTGCCGTGCAGACCGTCCACTTGTTCCGAGAGCAGGGTCTGTTGTTCCCACGTCGATTGCGCGCTGGTCCAAACAAGGGTGACCTCCTGTGGGCGCCGCCGAATCATGCGCGCATCCTGCAGATGCTCCACAATCCACGCTACGCCGGCGCCTTCGTCTATGGTCGCACGCGCACACGGCACAAGCCCGACGGCGGCAGCAGTGTCGTCAGGGTTGCCCGCGCGGACTGGCAGTTCGTCATGCCGGGCATGTACCAAGGCTACATCGACTGGGAACGGTTCGAAGCCAGTCAGCGGCGGCTCGCCGACAATGCTCGCGCCTTCGGCGGCGAACGGCGGTCGGGGCCGGCCCGCGAAGGACCGGCGTTGCTGCAAGGTCGCGTGGTCTGTGGCCTCTGTGGCGAACGCATGGATGTGCGGTACAGCCAAGAGCACAGCCGCACAGTGCCGACCTATGTCTGTCAAGCTAATGCGGTGCGGCGCGCGGGATGGACATGCCAAACGGTTCCCGGGAAGCTCGTCGATGCCGCGATCGCCGCCCTGATGATCGAGCTGATGACACCGATGAGCCCGGCGGTCACTTTGGAGATTCAGCGCGAGCTCGAGGCGCGCGCCGCGGAGACTGACGCAGCGCGTCGCCAGCATGTCGAGCGGATGCGCTATGAAGGCGAGCTCGCACGTCGGCGCTACATGAAGGTCGATCCCGACAACCGCCTCGTCGCCGATGCACTCGAAGCGGAATGGAACGAGAAGCTGCGCATTCATGCCGATGCGGCGGAAGACTACGAGCGCTGTTGCAAACAGCAGGCCGCAGCACTGAGCGCCGAGACCTGACGGCGCATTCTCGATCTTGCCGAGCAACTACCCCGAATCTGGCATGACCCGCGTATCGACGTCCGCGAGCGCAAGCGTATTGCGCGTCTACTAATCGACGACGTAACCCTGATCAAAGCGGAGAAGATCACCGTTCACGTGCGCCTGTCGGGCGGCGCCACGCGCTCCTTGGTGCTCGAACGGCCGCTGCCTATCGCACAGATCCGCAAGTTCAAACCTGAGCTCGTCGCCGAGGTCGATCGTTGCCTCGACCATCACTGCGATCGTGAGATCGCTGAGATTCTCAATCAGAACGGACGGCGCACATGGGACGCAAAGCCGTTCAATCTCAAGAAGGTCGCCTGGATTCGTTGCGCCTACAAGCTCTCGAGCCGTCATGATCGACTGCGCCGGCGCGGCATGCTCACGACGCGCGAGGTAGCCGCGAAGTTCGGTGTCTCAAAGACAGCTGTGCGCGAATGGGGCAATCAGGGGCTCATCAAAAAATGCTATACGGACAGCCTGAACCGCGGACTGTGGGAGATCCCGCCGAGCAAAATCATCATCAAGGCCATGGCGGCCCTCGCGGTTGCCCAGCACGACTCATCTCGATCACCGCGCCATCACAGGAATGAGGTGCAGTATGAAACAGCGCGGCCGCGCCGGCAATATGGCGGTGCCGTAATGCGCCGCCATTTCCGCACAGGTGCGATTGATCTGCGGGTCGTACAGGCAGGCCTTGATCACCGCGACCTTGGCGTTGTCGGGCACCAGCAGTTGCGTCGCGCCGCCAAAAAAGCTGTAGGCCGCGTTATGTCCCGCGATCCAGTCGCCGAGCTGCTCGGTCCACGTAGCTAGCGCGAACGACAAGCTGGATGCGCCCATGACCGCGACGAAGATGTGCGCGTCACGCACCTCGCCAGTCTTACGGTTAACCACCGGCACCGAGTCGCCGGCATAGTCGACAAACAATTTCTCGCCCCCGCCGTGGTGCTGGCGCATCACCAGCGGCAGCCGGCCTTCCCAGTTGCGGAACAGGTCACAGAAACGGCTGTACCGGTCCCCGTCCGGATGCTCTGCAATATACTCGTCCCACAGCACCTGCAGGGTCACATGCTTGCGCTTGAGCTCGCGGGCAATAACGGACCAGTCAGGCTCGGCCACCTTGCGGCGCCCCGGCTTCACGCCAGGTACCCCGTACAGCCGTTGCTCCAGCTCGGCGTCGCTTATCGCTTCCGGGACTGGCCATGCCAGACCCGCGCGCGCAAACCGCTTCAGTGTGTCACGTACCGTCGTCGACCCGACGCCGACACGCTCGCCAACCACGCGCGTCGAGAGCCCAGCCTCAAGGCTCAACCTCACAATCTCGCGCACCTGGCGCATGATAACCCTCCTCGTCGGCATCCAATTCTCCAAGGTGTTTCCAGCCGGAGAAATGGCCCATCGGGCCTCACACCATCCGAAACTGCGCGCGATCAAATCGGAATGCTGCGCGGACAATGCTCGGAATGCTGCGCGCGATCATTTCGGAACCCCGCGCGCCATCAAGTCGGTACGGTGCGCACCATCATCTCGGAATCGGCATCTTGGTCAGGCCGACAGCGCTCGTGTTCGCGCGTTGGTAGGAGAATTCCGTCGTGTCCTGAATGAGGAGAATTGGGCCTGTACAATCATCGTACCGCGCGCGTGTGGCGGCGAAGTGGCCGCTGAGAATGTCGGCTTCCTCCACGCGCTCGTTGGCGAAAAAGCGGTAGGCCGCCTTCGTGTTCGCCCAGTTCTGGCACGCGAACGGTATGCTCCCGCCCATGCCGTCACCAATTTGCTTCAACAGCTCGCCAAATCGCTGACCAAGACGGGCATCCTTGAAAGCTGTCTTGTCGATCTCGCGCTCTGTCCAATGTTCGACGACGCTTTCATCACCATCATCCTGGCGACCATCCGGGCCGGCCGACCAACGAGACGTCGTTCCGCTCGAACACATCAAGGCACCGCGTCGTCGCGATTCAGGTGCTCAACAATGAATCACAAGCGATTCATCCGATTCAAGATTTTCGATTAGGGCTACTGCAATCGAATCAAGCATTTGTGGGTAATTGAAAGCTACACCGGATGCGTACGATGCGGTCGCGCTTGACACGAGTCCTCGGTTGATGCGCGCACAAACTAGTCCCCCTTGCGATAGCGCATCCGGCTGGGCTGGACGCCAGCACGCGTGTCGCGCAGGAGACTCATTCTCTCTCACCCCACGCCTGTCAACTTCGGCACATCGTCCTCCCCTGGCCGTGCCCGCCGGCACGGTTGGAGGCCGAATGCGGCGGATACCGAAGCCGCGAGCCTGCAGCGCAGCCTCGAACGCATCAAACGCACATTTTTCGAAATGGTGCGGTCCGCGAGTAAGGACCCGGCGGCGGTCTCCGTGCGTGAACGCCACAACTAGTTCAGACATTGTTGGCGCTTAGCCTCCTGCTCCCAGATTCAGAGCACCTGTCGTACAAAGTTGAATGTCAGGGGCGAGCGAGTGCTCTGAATGGCATAGCGGCACTCTCGCCGCGTTGGACGCCTCTGTGATTTACAGACCCCGCGGCAATCATAGAATCGTGGTACGCTCCTTCGGTAGAAGGCCTCCGGGGAGGCATCCCGGAGGCCTTCTTGGAGGTCAGACTTAAATGGGTAGAGCGGTTACCCTTTCTCCTTCTAGTTTGACGGAGACTCACCAGTTGCGCTGAGCGCGGAGCAGCAGCGTGAGGGCGCCCTGATCCTTCAGCTCATACACAGCACCCGGCTTTGCAACACTCGACTGCACCGGCAGCGTCACGGTGCTCCCGCCCGCATACTTCTGATCGAGGATATTGTAAGTAATTTCCGCCCCGAAGGTCAGGTTTTTGACGGGGGTCCAGGCGGTGTATGTACCGACGGTCGCATAGTTGAAGTCAGGATTACAGCCGGCGATGCCACTCGATAGCGCGAGGCCTGTGACGAACGCACTGCAGATGTAGCCCTTGGCTGTGCCGTTATAGCGCACACCCCCCCACCCGCCGAAGACTTGGGTAAACCATTGCGGGTTCCAGTTGTGGGTATAGCCGGCGTTGAAGCCGTATGTCGTCGTTAATTGCTGGCCCGCGCCTGCAACGAACACGGAGTCAGAAATACCGGCGAGCCCGACGCTCTGGTAAGCACCCGCCAAGTTCGTACCAGTGTACCTCGCGTAGGTGGTCGACATATAATCATGGAAAACATAGCGGCTTGCACCGTTCGCATACACGCCTGTCAAGTTGATCGTATCACCCGCGCCAGTCGGGAGGTTCTTGATCGACAAAGCCAACTGACCAGCCCAACCCCACTTGTCGTCCGGATGTCCCGACGTTTCGTCAGCGCCATAGTAGGCGGCATGATTGTCGTGGGCAGCCACCGATGCCTGGAAGAGGCCCCAAGCCTGGTCGACGCGAAGCGAGGCAATCAGGTCCGGGGCCCGCGTACCGCCGATGTCGCCGCCACCGTACGTACCGGTGGCGAGGCCCGCCGCCGTTGCTGCGCTCACGTTCCAGATATTGGTGGTGTCGTGGACGACTTGATCCTGAGCCGAGAATGAGACCGTAACGCCTTGACCGAAGTCAGCAGTATAACTGAACTGGTTTACAGGATCCCACGCGCCAGAGCCCGGCAGGTCGACATTGTTCGCGGGGTACTGGCCCCAAGGCGTGGAGAACTGCGAGGTCGCCTTACCGAGGGTGAAACCAGCGAACTGGATGAAGGCGTAGGGGACGCCGAGCGCGCCGGCGGCGACAGCGCCCGGATTCGCGTTGAGCGGCGCTGAAACGCCACCAATCGACTGGTAAACGGTCGAGCCGTTTCCTGCCCCGGTGTAGCCCCCAGTGGTCCAAGTGAACCAACCCATGAAATAGGTGCGGACGACGCCGTACTCGGTTGCAGTGCGAGTGTCGATGGTCAGGGCTTCGCGAGACCGGAAGATATAGTCGTTGCTGAGGCGGTTTCGTGCCGCAGCTGCGCCGTTGTCGGCAGGATCAGCGTCACTGTGTGAGTTAGCGGTGACGTGGACACGCAGATACCCCCCCAGCTTGAGGCAGGTGTCCGTACCCGGAATATAATAGAATCCGGGGCCATATAGCGAACAGACCTTGACGTACTCCACCGCCTTCGCCTTTACCGGAAGATCGGCTGCCTCTGCCCCGCCCCCCGCAAACATTGCTACAGAACCGAAGACGAGACTCTTCGTCAGCTTCATGATGAACCTCCAAGTTGGAAACGTCGTTTCCGTCCTTCAAAGATCCGCCGGTACTAGCCTCGCCCCAACGGGGCCTGCTTGACGGAACGACTTCGAGGCGCCCCTCGCTGTCCATCGTCATATAATTTCGTAGATCAATTGCTACAATTAATTATTTCACGCAATCAAAATTTACCACCGATTCGTTGCGCTTCAGCAACACAAGGCATGACGACGAAGGAAGCCATCACAAAGAAAGCCCTTTAAGACCATTGCATTTCTCTAGCGTGACCGAAACATGAGAGCCTCTCATAGTCTGCAACAGCGGTCTGACAGTAATCAGATCGGTCCAATTAATTGAATTTGTCAATTGTTGGTTTGCATGGCACCTGTGTCCTGTGAGCTCTATTTCGGGTAACCCAAGAGAGATACGTACGTTCTTGATGAGTGGGCCGCCGTGCGCCTACCGGCGACACTCAGATTTGGCGGAAAGACCAACATGGCCGAGAAACAACTAGATAGAGCCGTTACTGACTTCATCTGGAACATTGTCGAGATTCACGCCCAGATCGAAGAAATACATAAGAGCTGGGCGCAGATGCTGGGAATCACGGAACCTCAGTGGCTGATTCTGCTGGCCGTCGATGAACTTGACGAAGGTCGCGGAGTCTCAGGAATAGCGGTTGCGAACAAATTACGAATCCACCCCGCCTTCGTCACCAACCAAACAAAGAAACTCGAGAAAATGGAGTTTTTGGCCCGCGTAACGTCGCCCGATGACGCAAGGTTTCTGCAGATCTCGCTGACTCAAAAGGCGCGGTCGGAAATCACAAATCTGTCGATGAAAAGACAGGCTCTCAACTCAACCATGTTTGGCGACCTCGATCAGGACGCACTTCACTACCTCAATAAGCGACTAACCTCGATTGCCAAGAACAGCCGCCTAGCGTCTCAAAAACTGAGCATAGGCTTGTTGTAGGCATAAAGCGAATGCTCGCTAGTCGGTGCCGGCAAGGCCTTGCGATTGGCCGCCGATAGCGCGTGGTATCTTCACAGTCGTACATCGACGTAGCGACGAATAGCAGGTCACGTGCGGATTGATTTTGAATATGACCACAACCTCAACGAGCCACACCGAGTCTTCCCTGCGGCCCTGGCGGATAATGGCTAGGGAGCGGATGTAGCTTATGCTCTAGCCATATGAAGATGCAGTCATCGGATACAATGAAATTTTCGATTTCCCCGACGAAGCTATGGGTCATCCGCGGCATCGTTAATTCTAGATCGATATGCGCGGACGGGCAGTCAGCTTGTAGTTTAATCGCCTCTTGCACGCTGACAACGCCGCGCCCACCGGCGACCACGAGAATTGGGCATCTAAACTGCCGTACTAATCGCGAGCGACGCGTTAACAGCGTGTCTTCGCTAACATCATCTGCAGCCCTCGTCCTCCAGCCCACAGACGCCAACACCCGAGCAAAACTCCAAAGGCCGCCATCGCAAACCGCGGCCGCAACCCGGCGATCAGACACAGCGAAATCGGTCGCGAGAACAGCTGACAGTCCTTCTCCATAGACGCCAATGCGAGCGGCATCGATATCGGGCCGAGCGGACAAGTAGTCCAAACAGCAAGACAGCAACATTTCCGATTGACCGCGCCATTCGTTTGAGACGTCATCGTGAGAGACGACGAGGACTGACAGACCTCGACCAATCACGGCGGGCAAGAGCCTTCCGAGTAGGGTCGCAGCTGTTTCATCTTCTCTGCTGATACAAATGACTGCTGGAGCACGCAAATTGGAGCCACCGGCAGGCAAGTAGTAGGCAAAAAACTCAATTTGATCGCACGAAATTGGCACAAGCTCCAACTTGCGATCCAGAGACAATCCGAATCTCTCAATGCCAGCCTGAACTTTGGCCGAAACTTCCTTACTTTGCGGATTCCCTTCGCCGGCAAGTCGCCTCGCAACCTCAAAAGCGGTTAGCGCGCATAGGCAAGCTTCAGTCGCCTCGTCGAAAGCCGCCTTCTTTATGTTCAGATCACCAAGAAGGCAGTGAGCGTCTCCTATGCTTGTCCATCTCGTGACCCAGTTCTGCCGACCTATCGCTCCATCGATCTCCTCGATATTGTCTAGGAATACCGCAGCCTCTCTCCGAGTGGACGCAAGATCACCTCTCACATGAGGCCAAGCAGCGCACTCCATCCGATTCGCCCCTTGGTGTAGATCCCTAGCGTCCGCTCAGCATTCCGGCACGAAACAACGTGGAGACGACTAGGAGGCCATCTTCAGCAAGTAATCAGGCCTCGGTCCCGACCCGTCTCCACGATCTAAAAATATTACCAACGTCCGGACATAATTCTTCGTATCATGATTGGGCGCCGAAATTCCGCGAAAATTCCAAGGATTTGACGCTTTTAATCCATGTCGGCACGGAGGTATCCGAACTTTGTCGAGATCAAGTCAATGCCGATGTCTCGCGATCCCGATTCAGATTCCTCATCCGCGGCTGGCGGGGAATACCACAAGTAATTGCAAAATAATCGGGGCGCGCCAGCGAGCACTCCAAGATCGAACTAAGCTCGCAAACGCCTCATCATAGGACGAATTCATTCTGATCGCGATTGCGGTCAAGCGAGGGTGCATTGTTGCGACAGGTCGGAAGCGCCGCGGCTCTCGACGCACCAGGCCTCGCGCTGCTCCAGAATCGGCAGCGCCGAGAGGGCCTGAACGATGTGGAACTGGGTGGGCATCTGCTCCCACGTCGTGGAATGAAAGTTCACCCGCCCCTTCCCGACGCGCAGTTTTTCGACGATAGGCTTGCCAGCCGGCGGCTGCAGACAGGCGTGTGCGACGGCGGCTTTGCCCCACTCTCCGGTTTGCGGGATGTACTTGTAGTGCAGCGTGCCAACGCTGCGTTGCTCGCCAAGACCCGGATAGGCCGGCATTCGAGGCGCGGCTTCGGAAAAGTCTGCGAGCCCCAGCCAGGACGCCGTACACGTCACCCGATCGCCCATAATTCGTGGCGGAGGGAGTTCGCACCAAAGCTTTGCGAAGCCGAGCTCCTCGCGACCGCTTATGATCGGATCAGCGAGATTTTCCCAAAGGACCGATAGGAAGTGACCGGCTACCTGGTCGCGCTCCCCGGTGTAGGCCGCCGGGAAACGCACCTGCAGCATCGAGTAACCACGCCCGGCAAGCCAGGCCAGCTCGCTCATCACAATAAATTCGACCGTCACCACGGGCTCGCCAACCAAGCCGAACCCTGGAGGCAGCAAACCGTTGAGGTGATCTCGGTCAGTGAGGAAGCTTACCGTGCGAGGTGAGAGGCGGTAACGCCAACGGCGCGATCGCGCCTTCCTCTCGCAGCAGCGACAACCATCGCTTCAGCGCTGCCCGGTCACCGGTTGGATAGACTGCTTCCCGCCTCGATGTCGGAGGTACCGCTCAACGACCTGCTCATCGAGATCGACCAGCTTATAGCGACGGCCCGCGATCCAACTCAGGAGCCCTCCAACCACGTTGAGGCAACGCCACGTACCGTGCCGAACGAGCCTCTCTTCGACGAGACGAGCGCGTAGCGCTCGACAAACTGTCCGTGCGGCCCGCTTCTGAGACGCCGGTACAGCCGGCTTCTGCCCAAGTACTCTTCAACTTCCATCTTCCTGTTCTCCGCTGTTGAAAGTGGAGGTACAGAACGAACTATGCCGAACCGACCAAACGCCGGTCAGCGAGAAATCTGGGGAAAACGATCCGACTCGACATAGTTCGGCGGGCGGCATAAACCTGCAAGCTGAACGACATAGATCCGCTCGCCTACCTCACCGGCGTGCTGACCAATCGTCAACGGTCATCCGAACCGCGACATCGACCAGCTATTGCCTTGGGCCCACCGCAATCAGTTCCTCAAAGCCGTGGCCTGAGGACGACGCTCTGATGTCCGCTGTCAAGGATTAGAACGCAGAGCATTGTCCGATTGCGTGTTTCGGCAATTTCCGGACAGCAATTTCGCTAATTCGCGGACAGCGATTTCAGTAATTCCGGGACAGTGATTCCGCTAAATCGCGGACAGTTGCGGGAGGTTGGTTTTCGGGAGCGCCGTTCAGGCAATGTTCTCTCTCAAGCTGAGTTTGAGAGGGGCAATGCCGAGACGGAAGCAAGCGAAACGAATTACTGTGAAGGACCTACGATCGATCCTGAGGCTGACGTACGAGCAGGACCTGTCGGTTCGGGAGATCTCGGAACGGCTGCAGATCAGCAAGAGTTCGGTTGCCACCTACCTGCTGCGAGCGCGTGAAGCGGGTTTGAGCTGGCCGCTGCCGCCGATTTACGAGAACGAGGCGGCCTTGCAGCGAGCCTTGTTCCGGCGGGTCGGGCGGCCCCCGCAGGACTTGAGCGAGCCCGAGTGGCCACGGGTGGCGCAGGAGCTCAAGCGCAAGGGCGTGACGTTGACGCTGCTGTGGCAGGAATACCGGACGGCGCATCCCGACGGCTATGGTTACACGTGGTTCTGCGAGAAATTTGACGCCTATCGGCGCCGGGCGAACCCGACCTTCCGTCATCGCCACGCGGCGGGTGCAGTGATGCAGACCGACTATGCCGGTCCGACGGTGGAGGTGATCGATCCGCAAACCGGCGAGATCCGTCAGGCGCAGATATTTGTCGCGGTGCTCGGGGCCTCGTCGCTGACCTTCGCTTCGACATCCCGCATGTCGGCCTCTTTGCCGTCATCGTCGCCGACGGCCGTGATCTCGCCGCAGCGCATCGCCTGCGCAATGAACTCCTGGTCGAAGCGTGGTGGCGACGCGCCGATTTCGTCTTTGACGGGCAGCCTCTCGCCGCGTCTTTGGCCTATGCGAAAACCCTCGAAGACAACTATCGTCCTCGCCCTCGCAGATGGCATCCGCGAAATGTTCGAAGGCCGCGTCCGCGACGGGCGCTCGGTGCGGCAGACACCGCCACGGGCACCATGAGCACCGCGCCTTCGCGTCGCACCAAATCGATATAGGCGGCGATGGCTTCGTAGACGGCCGCGGAGGTTCGCTGTGCGGCTTTGCGCGGCCTGTGATCAGAAGACGGCCTTCGTGCCACATGAATACCGGCATCTGGTACCAAGGCTCGAAACGGTCGTGTGTCGAACCTTTCCGAAGCGAGAGACTTATCCTGTCCCGGAGAAGAAAGTCGTCAAATCATGCCGGGACGCGCTTACATCAGGCGAATTTGCCAATCGTGACGCAGAACTTCGTTGTCAAAATCAGCCGGACCATGCGCATTCGGACGGGCTGACATGATCAGTTCGTCCAGATCCTAATCCCGTTCCCGCTTCCGTACCTTGCCACTTCAGGCAGCACCCTGCGGCAGGTAGCCAGCATCACTTTTTACCTGCTCTATGAATCAATGCAGGAGTGGGAGTTGGCGGCGACTCGATCGAGCCCTTGTGTCCGCCGCCGTCAATCCGGCTCACCATCACGAAGGGCTCTTAAGCAGCGCGATGAGCCTGTGGACGGCCTGGAAGGCGCCGAGCCGCAGATGTGGTGGAGCGATTGATTCCATAGCGTTGAGCTTCTCTATCGGATTTGCCGCCCGGTCGACAGATGAGCCTCAATCACAGTGACACGCTCACAGTTGAGCTACTCGCAGGATGATAACGCGCACGTGCGCCTGACGCTCGTGGCACGCTTCTGGTCGACGCCAAGATGCGCCCACGGCGGCGGACGCTGGGATCCAGAGCTCAGCTCGCCGCTCGGGCGGCAATTGGTCCTCGAGCGGTGGCTTGGTGGTAGGTTGGTCGTCTGAAACTGCGAGATCTACTGATTAGGCGCAGAAATTCGGCGATAGCAAAGCCCGGATTAGATGAATTTGACTTGAAGCAGTGCTATAATTTTCTTCATGACATCACAAATCCAACGCTCTCTCGGAGTCCTCCTCCTCGAGCGCGGACTGCCTCGGGACGCGCCGCGCCCATACCTACCTGGCTCGATGCTGAATCCGGCTACTTACGATTTTCCGATAATATCGGAAACAGTCGCGGGAGCTTGGGTGGAGAATGTCGTCCAAGGTGATCCAGCGCTGGAGCCGTCCTACATTGCAGCCGCCCGGCGGCTAGTCGAGAGGGGGGCCGTCGCAATAAGCTCTAACTGTGGCTTTTCTATCCGACATCAGGCTGCGGTGGCGACATCGGTGAACGTTCCTGTGGCGATGTCGAGCCTTCTTCTGTTACCAGCATTGCTCCGACAGCTGCCGAGGTCCGCCAAGGTCGCCGTCTTGACTTACGACTCGACCCAATTGGGCGAAGATCTGCTTGGGGTCGATGATCCGGCCGAGCGGGCAAGAATCGTGATCGGCGGTATTGAAGGCAGCAAGTTCTGGAACGACGAGCTGAAGCGACCGGCCCCCCCCGTTGATGTGTCCGCGATTGAGACGGATGTGGCCGCCTGCGTCGCGCGACTCCGTGCGGAGCATCAAGAGATCAGTGGAATCCTGTTCGAATGCACAGGATTTCCGCTGGTCGCGCCGGCAATCCGTCGTCTCACGAAATTGCCTGTCTACGACATCACAAGCCTTTGCCGGATGATGATCGCGTCGATCGCCTGATGGCATTTTACATGTAGGGAACACGCACAGGCTTGGGCAGATAGCCCATTTCGCGCTAAGCAACCTCGAACCGTCAGCTCCTGGGCGATGCCCTCAACTGAACGATGCGATCACTAGGGGGTAGGCCACGTTTAGCAGATCACCCCAGCACCGTCATACCGTTCTTGATCACGGTAACGCCGCGCGCCTTCACCTTGGCTTCGAACGAGATCACATCGCCGTCCTTCCACATCTCGAGTGTCAAGGTTTCACCGGGATAAACGGGCGCCGAAAACCGGGCTGCGTGCCGCCGGAAGGCCGCTGGATCGTAGTCGGCGTATGTTTGCAAGATCCCGCGGCAAGTGATCCCGTAGGTGCACATCCCGTGCAGAATGGGCTTGGGAAA
This Bradyrhizobium sp. CCBAU 53421 DNA region includes the following protein-coding sequences:
- a CDS encoding porin: MKLTKSLVFGSVAMFAGGGAEAADLPVKAKAVEYVKVCSLYGPGFYYIPGTDTCLKLGGYLRVHVTANSHSDADPADNGAAAARNRLSNDYIFRSREALTIDTRTATEYGVVRTYFMGWFTWTTGGYTGAGNGSTVYQSIGGVSAPLNANPGAVAAGALGVPYAFIQFAGFTLGKATSQFSTPWGQYPANNVDLPGSGAWDPVNQFSYTADFGQGVTVSFSAQDQVVHDTTNIWNVSAATAAGLATGTYGGGDIGGTRAPDLIASLRVDQAWGLFQASVAAHDNHAAYYGADETSGHPDDKWGWAGQLALSIKNLPTGAGDTINLTGVYANGASRYVFHDYMSTTYARYTGTNLAGAYQSVGLAGISDSVFVAGAGQQLTTTYGFNAGYTHNWNPQWFTQVFGGWGGVRYNGTAKGYICSAFVTGLALSSGIAGCNPDFNYATVGTYTAWTPVKNLTFGAEITYNILDQKYAGGSTVTLPVQSSVAKPGAVYELKDQGALTLLLRAQRNW
- a CDS encoding acetoacetate decarboxylase family protein, which translates into the protein MLPPGFGLVGEPVVTVEFIVMSELAWLAGRGYSMLQVRFPAAYTGERDQVAGHFLSVLWENLADPIISGREELGFAKLWCELPPPRIMGDRVTCTASWLGLADFSEAAPRMPAYPGLGEQRSVGTLHYKYIPQTGEWGKAAVAHACLQPPAGKPIVEKLRVGKGRVNFHSTTWEQMPTQFHIVQALSALPILEQREAWCVESRGASDLSQQCTLA
- a CDS encoding transposase; this encodes MCSSGTTSRWSAGPDGRQDDGDESVVEHWTEREIDKTAFKDARLGQRFGELLKQIGDGMGGSIPFACQNWANTKAAYRFFANERVEEADILSGHFAATRARYDDCTGPILLIQDTTEFSYQRANTSAVGLTKMPIPR
- a CDS encoding MarR family winged helix-turn-helix transcriptional regulator; this translates as MAEKQLDRAVTDFIWNIVEIHAQIEEIHKSWAQMLGITEPQWLILLAVDELDEGRGVSGIAVANKLRIHPAFVTNQTKKLEKMEFLARVTSPDDARFLQISLTQKARSEITNLSMKRQALNSTMFGDLDQDALHYLNKRLTSIAKNSRLASQKLSIGLL
- a CDS encoding recombinase family protein is translated as MCPPVGLVYRNDRTLGLDPDAQVQNAIRLLFDTFERTESAVQTVHLFREQGLLFPRRLRAGPNKGDLLWAPPNHARILQMLHNPRYAGAFVYGRTRTRHKPDGGSSVVRVARADWQFVMPGMYQGYIDWERFEASQRRLADNARAFGGERRSGPAREGPALLQGRVVCGLCGERMDVRYSQEHSRTVPTYVCQANAVRRAGWTCQTVPGKLVDAAIAALMIELMTPMSPAVTLEIQRELEARAAETDAARRQHVERMRYEGELARRRYMKVDPDNRLVADALEAEWNEKLRIHADAAEDYERCCKQQAAALSAET